A single Haloglycomyces albus DSM 45210 DNA region contains:
- the rsmI gene encoding 16S rRNA (cytidine(1402)-2'-O)-methyltransferase: MSTHETGRLVLVGAPLGNVADASVRLKTVLHSVNVIAAEDTRRLKRLLSDLEIDTDADIVSYFEGNEQTKTGQLVARLEGGDDIAVITDGGMPSVSDPGYRLVTAAIDVGVPLTAVPGPSAPTTALAVSGLPSDRFIFEGFLPRKSGEASRRLAEVAHQSRTTVFFESPRRIEATLAQLCESFGSQRQAALCREMTKTYEEVRRGTLASLLDGARDDPPRGEITLVVAGWDGPDGSEATPERLAAEVEALEETGLPRKEAMRQVARQYGLKRRDVYEALLSR; the protein is encoded by the coding sequence GTGTCAACACATGAAACCGGCCGACTTGTGCTTGTCGGCGCGCCTTTGGGGAACGTCGCCGATGCCTCCGTTCGGCTGAAAACGGTACTGCACAGCGTGAATGTCATTGCGGCAGAAGATACTCGACGGCTCAAACGCCTTTTGTCGGATTTGGAAATCGATACCGACGCCGATATCGTCTCCTATTTCGAGGGAAACGAGCAGACCAAAACCGGTCAGCTTGTCGCTCGACTTGAAGGTGGCGACGACATCGCCGTCATCACCGACGGTGGCATGCCCTCTGTCTCCGATCCCGGTTATCGGCTTGTCACCGCCGCCATCGACGTCGGTGTGCCTCTGACCGCCGTTCCGGGTCCCAGCGCGCCCACGACGGCTCTGGCGGTGTCCGGCCTGCCAAGCGATCGGTTCATATTCGAGGGGTTCCTGCCGCGCAAATCCGGGGAAGCGAGTCGCCGATTGGCGGAGGTGGCACACCAGTCGCGCACGACGGTCTTCTTCGAATCGCCACGGCGCATCGAGGCGACCTTGGCGCAATTGTGCGAGTCGTTCGGTTCTCAACGGCAGGCGGCATTGTGTCGGGAAATGACCAAGACCTACGAGGAAGTGCGGCGCGGGACACTGGCATCGCTACTGGACGGCGCGCGGGACGATCCGCCGAGAGGGGAGATCACCCTGGTGGTGGCCGGTTGGGACGGACCCGATGGGAGTGAAGCCACCCCGGAGCGGCTCGCTGCCGAGGTGGAGGCGTTGGAAGAGACGGGGCTACCTCGCAAGGAAGCCATGCGTCAGGTAGCCCGTCAATACGGCCTCAAACGTCGGGACGTCTATGAGGCTCTTCTGTCACGTTAA
- the ileS gene encoding isoleucine--tRNA ligase — protein sequence MTYPLDQPDRGVPASPDLPGVERRILDFWKKDDTFQASIDNRDPGERGENEFVFYDGPPFANGLPHYGHLLTGYVKDVVPRYKTMRGKRVDRRFGWDTHGLPAEVEAEKELGLKSKADIESYGIEKFNQATRASVMKYAGEWEDYVTRQARWVDFENDYKTLDLSYMESVMWAFKSLYDKGLIYEGYKVLWYCWRCETPLSATETKMDDVYLPRQDPAVTVGLEVTGDSSLQGAKLLVWTTTPWTLPSNLAAAVGDDIDYVEVEAEGSRYVLAEARLGAYAKELGEEPVVLNRYKGTDLVGLTYRPPFNFFEGRANAFQVLSADYVSTDDGTGLVHIAPAFGEEDKVVTDAAGIEPVVPVNSQGRFTGEVPDFEGSHVFDANKEIIKWLKVTEKLLKHDTYQHNYPHCWRCDSPLIQRALSSWFVNVTSFRDRMVELNQQIDWTPEHVKNGQFGKWLEGARDWNISRNRFWGSPIPVWVSDNPEYPRTDVYGSLADLEADFGVTVGDLHRPEIDTLTRPNPDDPTGQSTMRRVSEVLDCWFESGSMPFAQVHYPFENQEWFEQHYPGDFIVEYTAQTRGWFYTMHVLATALFDRPAFRTAIVHGTLLGDDGQKMSKSLRNYPDVRESFNTYGSDAVRWFLVSSSVLRGGDMPVNEQGFRDATRHIILPLWNVWYFYTLYADAAGYDKSVEESRAIALASDHQLDRYLLAKTRELVEGMTAAFDAYDLSGAAETFRLFLESLTNWYVRRSRDRFWEGEEAGFATLATVVKTATEVVAPLLPMVSEDIWKGLTGGRSVHLMDWPDSEDLPAERDMVAAMDLVRDVASAGLSLRKARKLRVRLPLASLTVATADAEKLEPFVGLIKDEVNVKDVILDPKLEDYSTKDLKLVPRVLGPRLGKDVQRVIKASKSGNWEVKGDTVVVDGVELEDGEYELTLAPVAADRTQALPDGSGVVVLDTELTSELEAEGVARDVVRVVQQARKDADLDVTDRIHATVKAEQSVRDAVERHRDFVQGETLALDLAFGDVSTEATSGEAGDGSVVQASVVKVDR from the coding sequence ATGACCTATCCGCTTGACCAACCCGATCGCGGTGTTCCCGCCAGCCCCGACCTCCCCGGCGTGGAACGACGAATCCTGGATTTCTGGAAAAAGGACGACACCTTCCAAGCGTCCATCGACAACCGTGACCCGGGCGAACGTGGCGAGAACGAATTCGTCTTCTACGACGGCCCTCCTTTTGCCAATGGGCTTCCACACTACGGTCACCTGCTGACCGGCTACGTCAAGGACGTCGTCCCCCGGTACAAGACAATGCGCGGCAAGCGGGTGGATCGCCGATTTGGTTGGGACACCCACGGTCTCCCCGCCGAAGTGGAAGCGGAAAAGGAACTCGGCCTGAAATCGAAGGCCGACATCGAAAGCTACGGCATCGAGAAATTCAACCAGGCCACTCGCGCCTCGGTGATGAAGTACGCGGGCGAATGGGAAGACTACGTGACGCGACAGGCCCGGTGGGTGGACTTCGAGAACGACTATAAGACCCTCGACCTGTCGTACATGGAAAGCGTCATGTGGGCCTTCAAGTCCCTCTACGACAAGGGACTGATCTATGAAGGCTACAAGGTGCTGTGGTACTGCTGGCGCTGTGAGACGCCGCTGTCGGCCACGGAAACGAAGATGGACGACGTCTACCTTCCCCGTCAAGACCCCGCCGTCACCGTCGGACTTGAAGTGACCGGTGACAGCTCCTTGCAAGGCGCTAAACTGCTGGTCTGGACCACCACTCCGTGGACGCTGCCGTCGAACCTGGCCGCCGCGGTCGGCGACGACATCGACTACGTGGAAGTGGAAGCCGAAGGCAGCCGCTACGTCCTGGCGGAAGCCCGACTGGGCGCCTACGCCAAGGAACTCGGCGAGGAGCCGGTCGTTCTCAACCGGTACAAGGGAACCGACCTGGTCGGGCTGACCTACCGGCCTCCCTTCAACTTCTTCGAAGGCCGGGCCAACGCCTTCCAGGTGCTGTCGGCCGACTACGTTTCGACCGACGACGGTACCGGTCTCGTCCACATCGCTCCGGCCTTCGGTGAAGAGGACAAGGTCGTCACCGACGCGGCGGGAATCGAACCGGTCGTGCCGGTCAACAGTCAGGGCCGCTTCACCGGCGAGGTCCCCGACTTCGAAGGCAGCCACGTGTTCGACGCCAACAAGGAGATCATAAAATGGCTGAAGGTCACCGAGAAGCTCCTGAAACACGATACCTACCAGCACAATTATCCGCACTGCTGGCGGTGTGACTCGCCGTTGATCCAGCGTGCCCTCTCGTCGTGGTTTGTCAACGTCACCTCCTTCCGCGACCGCATGGTGGAACTGAACCAGCAGATCGACTGGACGCCGGAGCACGTCAAGAACGGCCAGTTCGGCAAATGGCTGGAAGGCGCTCGTGACTGGAACATCAGCCGAAACCGGTTCTGGGGTTCACCCATCCCGGTGTGGGTGTCGGACAATCCCGAATACCCACGGACCGACGTGTACGGTTCACTCGCCGACCTGGAGGCCGACTTCGGTGTCACAGTCGGCGACCTCCACCGTCCCGAGATCGACACCCTCACGCGCCCGAATCCGGACGACCCGACCGGCCAGTCGACCATGCGACGGGTCTCCGAAGTGCTCGACTGCTGGTTCGAATCCGGGTCCATGCCGTTCGCGCAGGTGCACTATCCCTTCGAGAACCAGGAATGGTTCGAACAGCACTACCCGGGCGATTTCATCGTCGAATACACCGCACAGACGCGAGGTTGGTTCTACACCATGCACGTGCTGGCCACCGCGCTGTTCGACCGTCCCGCCTTCCGCACCGCCATCGTGCACGGCACTCTGTTGGGAGACGACGGACAGAAGATGTCCAAATCCCTGCGCAACTATCCCGATGTGCGCGAATCGTTCAACACCTACGGTTCCGACGCGGTGCGCTGGTTCCTGGTGTCGTCCTCAGTGCTGCGCGGCGGCGACATGCCGGTCAACGAACAGGGATTCCGCGACGCCACCCGGCACATCATCCTGCCGCTGTGGAACGTGTGGTACTTCTACACCCTGTACGCCGATGCCGCCGGTTACGACAAGAGCGTGGAGGAGTCGCGTGCCATCGCGCTCGCAAGCGACCACCAATTGGACCGTTACCTGCTGGCCAAGACGCGTGAACTGGTGGAGGGAATGACCGCGGCGTTCGACGCGTACGACCTGTCGGGCGCGGCCGAGACCTTCCGACTCTTCCTGGAAAGCTTGACCAACTGGTACGTACGTCGTTCGCGGGATCGCTTCTGGGAAGGCGAGGAAGCGGGATTCGCTACGCTCGCCACTGTCGTGAAGACCGCCACCGAGGTGGTCGCCCCGTTGCTTCCCATGGTGTCGGAGGACATCTGGAAGGGCCTCACCGGAGGACGTTCGGTACACCTGATGGATTGGCCCGACTCCGAGGATCTCCCCGCGGAGCGCGACATGGTGGCGGCGATGGACCTGGTCCGCGACGTCGCTTCGGCGGGCCTGTCGCTGCGTAAGGCTCGCAAGCTTCGGGTTCGCCTGCCTTTGGCGTCGTTGACGGTGGCGACGGCCGACGCTGAGAAACTGGAGCCGTTCGTCGGTTTGATCAAGGACGAGGTCAACGTCAAAGACGTCATCCTGGATCCCAAACTGGAGGACTATTCCACCAAGGACCTGAAACTGGTGCCGCGAGTACTGGGACCGCGACTCGGTAAGGACGTGCAGCGTGTCATCAAAGCCAGTAAGAGCGGAAACTGGGAGGTCAAAGGCGATACGGTCGTCGTCGACGGGGTCGAGTTGGAAGACGGGGAATACGAGCTGACTCTCGCGCCGGTGGCCGCCGACCGTACGCAGGCGTTGCCGGACGGGTCCGGGGTGGTCGTACTCGACACCGAACTGACTTCCGAACTGGAGGCCGAAGGCGTCGCTCGGGATGTGGTGCGCGTCGTACAGCAGGCCCGCAAGGACGCCGACCTGGACGTGACCGATCGCATCCACGCCACGGTGAAAGCCGAACAGAGCGTGCGGGACGCCGTGGAGCGGCACCGCGACTTCGTGCAAGGCGAGACGTTGGCTCTGGATCTGGCCTTCGGCGACGTATCCACCGAAGCCACCTCGGGCGAAGCCGGTGACGGTTCGGTGGTCCAGGCGAGCGTCGTCAAAGTCGACCGCTAG
- a CDS encoding PhzF family phenazine biosynthesis protein encodes MLDFTIVDVFTDAPFAGNQLAIVLDADDLTADHMQSIAREFGYSETIFFLAPTQAMANYRVRIFTPTVELPFAGHPTLGAAVEFVRRNSDRLTADPDGVYTVMQESQAGVMTIAVDGDHAWLTSTNLDSGEDMEAAPLLSAAGLGEADQAGAARTAGAGLTHYFLPVARESVAKATSTAGFASKVYLFHFDAAKKHVHARLFGPGIGVTEDPATGSAALALGVYLHTVGMVKGNGTHRLSISQGTEMGRPSTLDVAVEVTDGDLSSVAVGGRVAAVASGTMIDPSAD; translated from the coding sequence ATGCTCGATTTCACTATCGTCGACGTCTTCACCGATGCGCCCTTTGCCGGGAACCAACTCGCCATCGTCCTTGACGCCGACGACCTCACCGCAGACCACATGCAATCCATCGCCCGAGAGTTCGGCTATTCGGAGACGATTTTCTTCCTCGCCCCCACTCAGGCGATGGCCAACTATCGCGTACGAATCTTCACCCCCACCGTGGAACTTCCCTTTGCCGGACATCCGACCTTGGGAGCCGCGGTCGAATTCGTCCGCCGCAACAGTGACCGGCTGACGGCCGATCCCGACGGCGTATACACCGTCATGCAGGAATCCCAGGCAGGCGTCATGACCATCGCGGTAGACGGCGACCACGCCTGGCTGACGTCGACCAACCTCGATTCCGGGGAGGACATGGAGGCGGCCCCCTTGCTGTCGGCGGCCGGACTCGGTGAAGCGGATCAGGCCGGGGCGGCGCGAACCGCCGGAGCCGGGCTGACCCATTATTTCCTACCCGTGGCTCGCGAATCGGTCGCCAAGGCGACCTCCACCGCAGGTTTCGCATCGAAGGTCTACCTTTTCCACTTCGATGCCGCGAAGAAGCACGTCCACGCCCGCCTCTTCGGCCCCGGCATCGGAGTGACCGAGGATCCCGCCACCGGATCTGCGGCCCTCGCGCTGGGCGTCTATCTGCACACGGTCGGCATGGTCAAAGGCAATGGAACGCACCGACTGTCGATTTCACAGGGCACCGAAATGGGGCGCCCTTCGACCCTGGACGTCGCCGTTGAAGTCACCGACGGGGACCTGAGCTCGGTCGCCGTCGGTGGACGGGTGGCGGCCGTAGCGTCCGGGACGATGATCGACCCGTCCGCCGACTAA
- a CDS encoding anthranilate synthase component I, whose amino-acid sequence MTVYTTAGGARITRTAATLNTDDLDYISELVESRRGGVLSSGMEYPGRYSRFHLAYVNPAAEVVVSGRTVTAQALNERGQVVLPVFEHALSQVAPVKVEGDAVSIEVPTDPGVVTEEQRSRQLTVFTALRAIVSAFGCEDPYLGLWGAFGYDLAYQFEPIEFAKERPSDVRDAVLHLADEVYVVDRKRETASLYRYDFEVDGASTVGLERTGEHFDYRPAEEVPAGPTPGAYSEVVRQAKEEFREGNLFEVVPGHEMYTTCDSPASFYERLKKSNPSPYEFFFNLGHDEYLVGTSPEMFVRVNGNRVETCPISGTIARGNDPLQDAGQILSLLNSEKEEAELTMCTDVDRNDKARVCVPGSVRVIGRRQIELYSHLIHTVDHIEGRLREDMDAFDAFLTHMWAVTVTGAPKTWAMRFIERNETTPRRWYGGAVGYVGFDGSMNTGLTLRTAHIRDGLTSVRAGATLLYYSDPDMEEAETFLKASALLEAAEGKHRMRPEPPAAIDVAGGAAGTGRRVLLIDHEDSFVNTLADYFRQHDAEVTTLRYGFDLGQALDDINPDLVVLSPGPGRPTDFACQALLRDLERRELPVFGVCLGLQAMVEYTGGKLSLLDEPAHGKPGNVKVFGGGLFSDVGDRLTTARYHSLHATIDQVQGGFVTTSALDDIAMSIEDPMRGWYGVQFHPESILTSERASGLRLIGNVLRLTDER is encoded by the coding sequence ATGACCGTCTACACCACTGCGGGCGGAGCGCGCATCACCCGCACCGCCGCCACTCTCAACACCGACGACCTGGACTATATTTCCGAACTGGTCGAGTCTCGCCGCGGCGGCGTGCTCTCCTCGGGAATGGAGTACCCGGGACGTTATTCACGTTTCCACCTGGCCTATGTCAATCCGGCCGCCGAAGTCGTCGTCAGCGGGCGCACGGTTACCGCCCAGGCTTTGAACGAACGCGGCCAGGTCGTCCTGCCGGTCTTTGAACACGCTTTGTCCCAGGTAGCCCCGGTTAAGGTCGAGGGCGATGCAGTGTCGATCGAGGTTCCCACCGATCCCGGTGTGGTGACCGAAGAACAACGTTCCCGACAGTTGACGGTGTTCACCGCGTTGCGGGCCATTGTGTCGGCCTTTGGATGCGAGGACCCTTACCTGGGGTTGTGGGGCGCGTTCGGTTACGATCTCGCCTACCAGTTCGAACCGATCGAGTTCGCCAAGGAGCGACCGTCGGACGTACGCGACGCGGTATTGCATCTGGCCGATGAGGTGTACGTCGTGGACAGGAAACGGGAAACGGCGAGCCTGTACCGCTATGACTTCGAGGTGGACGGCGCGTCCACCGTCGGACTGGAACGCACGGGCGAACACTTCGATTACCGACCTGCCGAGGAGGTTCCGGCGGGGCCGACACCGGGCGCGTATTCAGAGGTCGTACGGCAGGCCAAGGAGGAGTTCCGCGAGGGGAACCTCTTCGAAGTCGTCCCCGGCCACGAAATGTACACCACCTGCGATTCCCCCGCATCGTTCTACGAACGTCTGAAGAAGTCCAACCCCTCACCGTACGAGTTCTTCTTCAACCTCGGACACGACGAGTACTTGGTGGGCACCTCGCCGGAAATGTTCGTGCGGGTCAACGGCAACCGTGTGGAGACCTGCCCGATTTCGGGAACCATCGCACGTGGCAACGATCCCCTCCAGGACGCCGGACAGATCCTGTCTCTGCTGAACTCCGAGAAGGAAGAGGCCGAGCTGACCATGTGCACCGACGTCGACCGCAACGACAAGGCACGGGTCTGTGTCCCCGGGTCCGTTCGCGTGATCGGGCGACGTCAGATCGAGCTGTACTCTCACCTGATTCACACCGTCGACCACATCGAGGGGCGGCTACGCGAGGACATGGACGCCTTCGACGCGTTCCTGACCCACATGTGGGCGGTAACGGTCACCGGTGCTCCCAAGACCTGGGCCATGCGATTCATCGAGCGGAACGAGACGACGCCACGCCGCTGGTATGGAGGGGCCGTCGGCTACGTCGGTTTCGACGGCTCCATGAACACCGGTCTTACCTTGCGCACCGCTCATATCCGGGACGGACTGACAAGTGTCCGGGCCGGTGCCACCCTGCTCTATTACTCCGATCCGGACATGGAGGAGGCGGAAACGTTCCTGAAGGCCAGTGCCCTGCTCGAGGCGGCCGAAGGAAAACACCGGATGCGGCCCGAACCCCCGGCGGCCATTGATGTGGCCGGCGGAGCGGCGGGTACCGGCCGACGTGTGCTGCTCATCGACCACGAGGATTCCTTCGTCAATACCCTGGCCGATTATTTCCGCCAGCACGATGCCGAGGTCACGACGCTGCGATACGGTTTCGATCTGGGACAGGCGCTGGACGACATCAATCCGGACCTGGTCGTGCTGTCTCCGGGACCGGGACGCCCGACGGACTTTGCCTGTCAGGCTCTACTGCGGGATTTGGAACGTCGCGAGCTGCCGGTCTTCGGCGTCTGCCTCGGCTTGCAGGCGATGGTGGAGTACACCGGCGGAAAGCTATCGCTTCTAGACGAACCCGCCCACGGAAAACCCGGCAACGTCAAAGTGTTCGGAGGCGGACTCTTCTCCGACGTGGGCGATCGGCTCACCACGGCCCGCTACCATTCGCTCCACGCCACCATCGACCAGGTACAAGGCGGATTCGTCACCACTTCGGCCCTCGACGACATCGCCATGTCGATTGAGGACCCCATGCGCGGATGGTACGGCGTGCAATTCCACCCCGAATCCATCCTGACGTCCGAGCGCGCCTCGGGACTGCGTCTGATCGGTAACGTATTGCGCCTCACCGACGAACGCTGA
- a CDS encoding nuclear transport factor 2 family protein — protein MHKLLQRSATALSLAAVTTLAVGSCSSPEEEAQEALEDSVEDLKSLSKAIGEADVDTIYQVADDRLCEKIVDPFKKSFEAYEDLSDEELEEVKSEKGRQFEEYDFEVTDVEVDGDEATVTVEASGFDPVTGEVVDNEEQTVKLTQEDGSWKLCPDIGTES, from the coding sequence ATGCACAAACTTCTGCAGCGCTCTGCGACCGCCCTGTCCCTGGCCGCCGTCACGACCCTGGCTGTCGGTTCCTGTTCCTCCCCCGAGGAGGAAGCACAAGAGGCACTTGAAGACTCGGTAGAGGACCTCAAGAGTCTGAGCAAGGCGATCGGCGAGGCCGATGTGGACACCATCTATCAGGTGGCGGACGACCGCCTGTGCGAGAAGATCGTCGACCCGTTCAAAAAGAGCTTCGAGGCCTACGAGGACCTGTCCGACGAGGAGCTCGAGGAAGTCAAGTCGGAAAAGGGCCGCCAGTTCGAAGAATACGACTTCGAAGTCACCGACGTGGAGGTCGACGGCGACGAGGCCACCGTGACCGTTGAAGCCAGCGGCTTCGATCCCGTCACCGGAGAGGTCGTCGACAATGAGGAGCAGACGGTCAAACTGACGCAAGAGGACGGAAGCTGGAAGCTCTGTCCCGACATCGGTACCGAATCCTAA
- a CDS encoding metal-dependent hydrolase: MVMGPTHAMSGAALWLAGSAVAAAGFGLEQSAAELVVGTVACSGAALFPDIDCAGKVTTNKGGSTVARAFGPPSMIVAEGTERICYWFYLLTKTKKDRKRSNGHRTLTHTLMFAVLIGFGTGLLAAKFGKPAVITILFILTGLAVRGLMSTTVKKKGWVVTTGASLAAAFGMFHLLPDDRSYWLLGLAMGFGCVIHVLGDMVTKMGSPLLFPVPFKGKVWQNLGLPRKVALRAGGKHETRYLMPALTIIVVLGWLWNLPETQNMIFGTAMD; the protein is encoded by the coding sequence ATGGTAATGGGACCCACTCACGCCATGAGCGGTGCTGCCTTGTGGTTGGCCGGTTCAGCCGTCGCCGCGGCGGGTTTCGGATTGGAACAGTCCGCCGCTGAACTCGTCGTCGGTACCGTCGCGTGTTCCGGTGCCGCGCTGTTTCCCGACATCGACTGTGCGGGAAAGGTGACCACCAACAAGGGAGGCTCCACCGTCGCCCGCGCCTTCGGGCCGCCCTCGATGATCGTCGCCGAAGGGACAGAACGAATATGCTATTGGTTCTACCTCCTGACCAAAACAAAGAAGGACCGAAAACGAAGTAACGGGCACCGAACCCTCACCCACACTCTCATGTTCGCCGTCCTCATCGGTTTCGGTACCGGGCTACTGGCCGCCAAATTCGGCAAGCCCGCCGTCATCACCATCCTGTTCATCCTCACCGGACTGGCGGTACGCGGACTCATGTCCACCACCGTCAAGAAGAAGGGCTGGGTGGTGACGACAGGAGCGTCACTCGCGGCGGCGTTCGGAATGTTCCATCTGCTGCCCGACGACCGCTCCTACTGGCTCCTCGGCCTGGCGATGGGCTTCGGTTGCGTCATACACGTCCTCGGCGACATGGTTACCAAGATGGGTTCGCCGCTCCTGTTCCCCGTCCCCTTCAAAGGAAAAGTCTGGCAAAACCTGGGTCTACCCCGCAAAGTCGCCCTGCGCGCCGGCGGAAAACACGAAACCCGCTACCTCATGCCCGCTTTGACCATCATCGTGGTGCTCGGGTGGTTGTGGAACCTTCCCGAAACTCAGAACATGATTTTTGGAACCGCTATGGATTAG
- a CDS encoding ABC transporter ATP-binding protein, which produces MESAIEVNDLTKTFRPRNRPPVEAVKQVNFSVGEGEFFGILGPNGAGKTTTLEMVEGVQRPDDGSVRVLGTSPWPHNPDLTRRMGVQLQTNTFFEFLNVTEQLTTFAELYGQSADRVEGVLETVGLSEHRSQRCEKLSGGQQQRLSIACALVADPEVLFLDEPTASLDPQARRNMWELLRTINSEGRTVVLTTHYMEEAEYLCDRVAIMDGGRILALDSPETLIQELDAPTAVKISTGQLEAVNLDDLTAIDSVSENGATVFRTRRPKELLVQLAEADALEGLTVRTSNLEDVFLNVTGREWRD; this is translated from the coding sequence ATGGAATCCGCAATTGAGGTCAATGACCTCACTAAAACATTCCGCCCTCGGAATAGACCCCCGGTCGAAGCGGTCAAACAGGTGAATTTCTCTGTCGGAGAGGGTGAGTTCTTCGGCATTCTCGGTCCGAACGGAGCGGGCAAGACGACGACCTTGGAAATGGTCGAGGGGGTCCAGCGTCCGGACGACGGCTCGGTTCGGGTCCTGGGTACGTCACCGTGGCCGCATAATCCGGATTTGACGCGCCGGATGGGGGTGCAGCTGCAGACCAATACGTTTTTTGAATTCTTGAACGTCACCGAACAGCTCACCACATTCGCCGAACTGTACGGACAGTCGGCGGATCGTGTTGAGGGAGTCTTGGAGACGGTCGGTCTGTCCGAGCACCGTTCACAGCGATGTGAGAAGCTGTCCGGTGGTCAGCAACAGCGACTTTCCATTGCCTGTGCCCTGGTAGCGGATCCGGAGGTGCTGTTTCTCGACGAACCGACCGCCTCTCTCGACCCTCAGGCGCGCCGTAACATGTGGGAACTGTTGCGCACGATCAATTCCGAAGGTCGCACCGTGGTCCTCACCACGCATTACATGGAGGAAGCGGAGTACCTGTGCGATCGGGTGGCGATCATGGACGGGGGCCGTATTCTCGCCCTCGATTCCCCGGAAACGCTCATTCAGGAGCTCGACGCTCCGACGGCGGTGAAGATCTCCACCGGCCAGTTGGAAGCGGTGAACCTGGACGATCTCACGGCCATTGACTCCGTTTCCGAAAACGGTGCGACGGTATTCCGCACCCGCCGTCCGAAGGAGTTGTTGGTTCAGCTCGCCGAGGCCGACGCCTTGGAAGGCTTGACGGTTCGTACCTCGAATCTGGAGGACGTGTTCTTGAACGTGACCGGACGGGAGTGGAGAGATTGA
- a CDS encoding ABC transporter permease, with protein MTPFKTLVRAQWKGWTRDRASVFFALGFPLIMMALLSLVFGSGINSSPRVLIVGEVAALEGFDDSELDVSRVDDLDSAVAQLEDGEAAAVVSQSGDDVTVRYNESMSIISDAAKNGISNAVHSTNADILEESSGLDSTYSLNFESDNGATTDPIQYLAPGMLGWAIAISGVFNSAGSLVDWKKTKVLRRLRLTPAGAGTVVGSRITVNLLVACVQVAVFAAVAIAVFGLRPTGWAWFSVPLALLGTTMFIAMGVIVGGIAKTAPGAAGLSNLVTMPIAFTSGAFYPIDESPQWLQTVATVNPMRYLNDAIMGVGVEGLNPIDVIPQIAAMLGFTALFALIAWRTFKFDEL; from the coding sequence TTGACCCCTTTTAAGACTTTGGTGAGGGCCCAGTGGAAAGGTTGGACACGCGACCGAGCGTCGGTGTTCTTCGCCCTGGGGTTTCCCCTCATTATGATGGCGCTGTTGTCGTTGGTGTTCGGCTCGGGCATCAATTCCTCGCCTCGGGTACTGATCGTGGGCGAGGTTGCGGCACTGGAGGGTTTCGACGATTCGGAGCTGGACGTCAGCCGTGTCGACGACCTCGATTCCGCCGTCGCCCAGTTGGAGGACGGCGAAGCAGCGGCCGTGGTCAGCCAGTCCGGCGACGATGTCACCGTCCGCTATAACGAATCGATGTCTATAATTTCCGATGCGGCGAAAAACGGGATCTCCAATGCCGTTCATTCCACCAACGCCGACATTCTGGAGGAATCGTCCGGGCTCGACTCCACCTATTCACTGAATTTCGAGTCCGACAACGGCGCGACCACCGATCCCATTCAATACCTGGCACCCGGCATGTTGGGTTGGGCCATCGCGATTTCCGGGGTTTTCAATTCGGCCGGGTCGCTGGTGGATTGGAAGAAGACGAAGGTTCTGCGGCGACTACGGTTGACCCCTGCGGGAGCCGGCACCGTCGTAGGCTCGCGCATCACCGTCAACCTCCTGGTAGCGTGCGTACAGGTCGCCGTTTTCGCAGCGGTCGCCATCGCGGTGTTCGGGCTTCGCCCCACCGGATGGGCCTGGTTCTCCGTTCCCTTGGCTCTGTTGGGCACCACCATGTTCATCGCCATGGGCGTCATCGTGGGCGGTATCGCGAAGACCGCTCCGGGCGCGGCCGGGTTGTCCAACCTGGTCACCATGCCGATCGCCTTCACCTCCGGTGCGTTCTACCCCATCGACGAATCACCGCAGTGGCTGCAAACCGTGGCTACGGTCAACCCCATGCGGTACCTCAATGACGCCATCATGGGCGTCGGAGTCGAGGGGCTCAACCCGATCGACGTGATTCCTCAGATCGCCGCGATGCTCGGTTTCACCGCTCTGTTCGCGCTGATCGCTTGGCGCACCTTTAAGTTCGACGAACTTTAA